CAACCCCGACGGCAAGAGCAAGCGTGAGCTGTTCGGCGAGCCGATGCGGTCGATCCCGGCCTTCTTCGAGCCCGCGCCGCGCCTGGAGCTGATGGACCAGCTGGGCGTCGACCGCTCCTTGATGTTCCCGACCCTGGCGAGCCTCATCGAGGAGCGGCTGCGCGACGATCCGGTCGCCATCCACGTCATCATCCACTCGCTGAACCAGTGGCTCGACGAGGTGTGGGGCTTCAACTACAAGAACCGGATCTTCACCACGCCGGTCATCACGCTGCCCATCGTCGAGAAGGCGATCGAGGAGCTTGAGTGGTGCGTCGAGCGCGGCGCCCGCGCCATCCTGATCCGTCCGGCGCCGGTGCCCGGCTTCCGCGGCCCGCGTTCGTTCGCGCTGCCCGAGTTCGACCCGTTCTGGGAGCGCGTCGTGCACCACGACATCTTCGTCGGCATGCACTCGTCGGACAGTGGCTACTCGCGCTACACCTCCGAGTGGGACGGCGAGGCGCAGGAGATGCTGCCGTTCCAGACCAACGCGATGTCGATCCTCAACGAGTGGCGCCCGATTCAGGATGCGGTGGCGTCGTGGGTGATCCACGGTGCGCTGTTCCGCCACCCCAAGCTCAAGGTCGGCATTGTCGAGGCGGGGTCGAAATGGATGTTCCCGCTGCTGGACTCCATGGCCGAGGTGTACAAGAAGGCGCCGGAGGCGTTCCTGGGCAATCCGATCGAGGAAATCAAGAACCGTATCTACGTCAGCCCGTTCTATGAGGAGGGCATCGACGACCTGATCAACCTCATCGGTGTGGACCAGGTGCTGTACGGTTCGGACTGGCCGCACCCCGAGGGCCTGGCCGAGCCGACGCACTACGTGACCGCGCTCGAGCACCTGTCGGTCGAGGATCAGGCAAAGATCATGGGCGGCAACCTCGGTCGCCTCGTGACGGTGTGACCTACCGCGTCACCTGGCAGACCATCCCCGAGATGGTCTTGGGCGCTGCGGACCGGTTCGGCGACGCCGAAGCCGTCGTCGACTATGGCGACAATCCGGCCGTCGTCGACTATGGCGACAATCCGGCCGGGGCCGACGGTCCGCTGCGCCTCACCTTCATCGAACTCGCCGACCGGGTGCGCCGCGCCGCGGGTGCATTCACGGAGCGCGGGATCATGCGAGGGGACCGGGTCGCGATCTGGGCACCCAACTCCGCCGAATGGATGATCGCCGCGTTCGGCGCACTCACCGCCGGTGCCGTGGTGGTCCCGGTGAACACGCGGTTCAGGCCCGAGGAGGCCGCTGACGTCATCCTGCGCAGTGGCGCGAAAATCGTTCTGCGCCAACAAGGGTTTCTGGGCCAGGATTTCGCGGCGCCGGCCGGCGTGCCCGCGATCGAGATCAAATCCGACTTCCTGGTCGCCGGTGAACCGACCGAGGCGAGCGGGTTGCGCGGCACCGACATCGCCGACATCATCTACACCTCGGGTACCACCGGGCGCCCCAAGGGCGTCATGATGAACCACCTCCAGACCTTGCGCCTGTACCAAGAATGGTGTGACCTCGCCGATCTGCGCGAGGGTGACCGGTACCTGATCGTGAACCCGTTCTTTCACACGTTCGGATACAAGGCCGGCTGCATCGCGAGCCTGATCCGGGGCGCCACGGTGCTGCCCGTTCCGGTGTTCGACGTCGACGCCGTGGTGGATCTCATTGCGGCCGAACGAGTCACGATGCTGCCGGGGCCGCCGACGCTCTATCACTCGCTGCTCGCGGTGTCCGACAAGGGCAAGCTCTCGACGCTACGGGCCGCGGTGACCGGCGCGGCCGACATCCCCGTCGAACTCATCCGCCGCATCCACGAGGAATTGCCGTTCGAGACGGTCGCTACCGGCTACGGGCTGACCGAGGCGGGCACCGCCACACTGTCGCGGCCGGGGGACTCCTTCACCGACATCGCGACCACCGTGGGGAGGGCATGCGACGGTGTCGAGGTGAGGGTCGCCGACGACGGTGAGGTGCTGATCCGTGGCTACAGCGTCATGCAGGGCTACCTCGACGACCCGGCGGCCACCGCCGAGGCGATCGACGCCGACGGCTGGCTGCACACGGGCGACCTCGGCACGCTCGACGGAGACGGTCGGCTACGGATCGTGGGCCGTAAGAAGGACA
This genomic window from Mycolicibacterium goodii contains:
- a CDS encoding amidohydrolase family protein, encoding MGQLSHRVDIPFPLFDADNHLYEPPEAMTKYLPKEYKDVVQYVEVNGRTKIAIKGHISNYIPNPTFSVVAKPGAWEEYFKFGNPDGKSKRELFGEPMRSIPAFFEPAPRLELMDQLGVDRSLMFPTLASLIEERLRDDPVAIHVIIHSLNQWLDEVWGFNYKNRIFTTPVITLPIVEKAIEELEWCVERGARAILIRPAPVPGFRGPRSFALPEFDPFWERVVHHDIFVGMHSSDSGYSRYTSEWDGEAQEMLPFQTNAMSILNEWRPIQDAVASWVIHGALFRHPKLKVGIVEAGSKWMFPLLDSMAEVYKKAPEAFLGNPIEEIKNRIYVSPFYEEGIDDLINLIGVDQVLYGSDWPHPEGLAEPTHYVTALEHLSVEDQAKIMGGNLGRLVTV
- a CDS encoding FadD3 family acyl-CoA ligase, with product MVLGAADRFGDAEAVVDYGDNPAVVDYGDNPAGADGPLRLTFIELADRVRRAAGAFTERGIMRGDRVAIWAPNSAEWMIAAFGALTAGAVVVPVNTRFRPEEAADVILRSGAKIVLRQQGFLGQDFAAPAGVPAIEIKSDFLVAGEPTEASGLRGTDIADIIYTSGTTGRPKGVMMNHLQTLRLYQEWCDLADLREGDRYLIVNPFFHTFGYKAGCIASLIRGATVLPVPVFDVDAVVDLIAAERVTMLPGPPTLYHSLLAVSDKGKLSTLRAAVTGAADIPVELIRRIHEELPFETVATGYGLTEAGTATLSRPGDSFTDIATTVGRACDGVEVRVADDGEVLIRGYSVMQGYLDDPAATAEAIDADGWLHTGDLGTLDGDGRLRIVGRKKDMFIVGGFNAYPAEIEGFLLEHPAVAQVAVIGVEDERLGQVGKAFVVLKEPAAETGQRVSAEDLIVWSRERMAGYKVPRYVEFLDELPLNATGKVMKDRLQARETLNQH